The Gopherus evgoodei ecotype Sinaloan lineage chromosome 8, rGopEvg1_v1.p, whole genome shotgun sequence genome includes a region encoding these proteins:
- the LOC115656362 gene encoding ovomucoid-like, with the protein MKTAVVIVFLALGLFSSFQDVTAQDGKGFCSEYQKPPSVCTKDPHPVCGTDNKTYANKCFFCKAAWEKLGSLCFKQEGEC; encoded by the exons ATGAAGACAGCAGTTGTCATTGTGTTCCTCGCTCTGGGGCTTTTCTCCAGCTTTCAGG ATGTTACTGCTCAGGATGGTAAG GGTTTCTGCAGTGAGTACCAGAAGCCACCTTCTGTCTGCACCAAGGATCCCCACCCAGTCTGTGGCACTGATAACAAAACATACGCAAACAAATGCTTCTTTTGCAAAGCAGCCTG GGAAAAGCTTGGAAGTCTTTGCTTTAAGCAAGAAGGAGAATGCTGA